CCTACCGGCCAGCTTGCAGGCGAAGCTGCAACCGCGCGTAGTAACCGGCGCGCCGGGCGATCCGCTGCGCCGTCAGGCGCAACAACTGGCTGCCAGCGGCAATACGCCGCAGGCGATTGCGCTGTTGCGTCAGGGCGTTGAGCGGTTGCCGGACGATCCGTGGCTGCGCCTCGATCTGGCGCGATTATTACAGCAATCCGGCCAGCAGAATGAAGCGGCGAGCGTTATGCTTCCGGCGCAAAGCAGCGGCGCGGGCGCAAGCTCCCTGTATGCCGCCGCGCTGTTCGCCAGTGAAAATGGCGGCTGGCAGCAGGCCAGCTCGTTGTTGTCGCGGATCTCGCCCGCGGGGCAAAACAGCCAGACGCGCGATCTCGCCCGCCGGGTGAACTACAACCTGCAAATGGCGACCGCCGATCGTTACCTGGCACAGGGCAATACTGTTGCCGCGTCGAATACCCTGAAAGCGCTCGCCAGCACGCCACCGGAAAGCCCGGCCGATGCCGGGAAACTGGCGCGGATGCTGGCGCAAACCGGCGATCTGACAACGGCGGTTTCGCTGGTGCGGGCCAATATGCAGCAGGGCGTGCAGGGCAATGCCGGGGATTACGCCGATCAAATTGCCGTGCTGAATCAGGCCGGGCTGAACCAGGAAGCACAGGCCTTTGTTTCCAGCCCCGAGATGCAGGCGCGCAGCACCCCGGCGCAACTGGCGGGCGTGCGTAACGGTTATGTGATTAATGAAGCCGATCGTCTGCGTGAGCAGGGCAACTATGCCGCCGCCTATGACAAGCTGATTCGCGCGTTGCAAAGCGATCCGCAGAATACCGATTTGATGTTCGCCATGGGCCGTCTCTACCAGAGCGGCAAAATGAACAAAGAAGCGGGCGTGCTGTATGACTATCTGATGACGCGCGACAGCGATGATCAGGCCGCGCGTGTCGGCGCGATTGATGTGGCGCTGGCGGAAAATAATATTGATAAAGCCCAGACCCTGGCGAATGGTCTGCGCAGTAACAGTTCACCGGAACGCCTGCTACTGCTGGCGCGGCTGGAAGAAGCAAAGGGTAACCATCAGCAGGCGATGACCCTGTTGCGTAGCGCCCGCGGCAAGCTGGTGGGGCTGGAATCGACCAACAGCGCGGCCACGCCAACAATTGGCGGCGTTTTGTTGGCTGATAACCCGTTTATGACTACCAGTAAAACCACGGCTGACACGGCTGCGCCTCAGTCGCTGTATGGGCAGACGTTGCCGTGGCAGGTGGCGCAGGTGGCCCGTGAGCCGGGCAGTAATCTGCCGGGCACTACGCGTACCGATCTGCCGGTAGAAACGGCGCAAAGCCGTACGCTGCGCCAGGTGGATGACATGATGCAGCAGATGAACGAAAAAACCGGCATGTGGCTGCAAGGTGAAGTGGATATTCGCGGTCGCGACGGGGAAACCGGCACCAGCAAGTTAACGGAAGCGAAAGCGCCGCTGACCTGGTCCAGTTCGCCGTTCGGCGATGCGCGCTTTGAATTTACTGCCACGCCAGTCAGCCTCAGTTCCGGTAGCGCTTCGGGCGATGCCTGGCGTCGTTATGGTTCAAACCCGCTGGCAGATGCGGCGAGCAATATTGCCACCTCCATCAGCAATGCCAACAGTTCTACGGCAACGGACGGCAGCGATAAATTTACCGATCTGACAAGTTACGCCGATGCCAGCAAACTGACACCGTTTACTGATGAGGGTTACAACAACCTGACCTCTTTATTGGGTTCGAGCCGCCTGAAAAGCCTGAGCGCATCGAACTACAAGAAGAATTACAACGATGCAATTAACGCCTCTACCGATTCGCAAAACGCCAGCGGCGTGGAGCTGAATATGGCGCTCAGCGGCGACAGCTACAAGCTGGATATCGGCAGTACGCCGCTCGGGCAGGATCTCACCTCGCTGGTGGGCGGCGTGAAGTGGTCGCCGAAACTGACCAACTACCTGACGCTGATCTTCACCGGCGAGCGCCGCGCGATCACCGACAGCCTGCTGTCGTATGTCGGACTACAGGATAAATACTCCGGCCAGCGCTGGGGGCAGGTCACCAAAA
Above is a genomic segment from Kosakonia radicincitans DSM 16656 containing:
- a CDS encoding cellulose biosynthesis protein BcsC, whose protein sequence is MRNKTARRWTTVCLSGALALSAAGQAQAAPNDAALKALFDQANYWHEKSHDDLAMESLKKVLMVDANNTRAMYLMALWAQQNGDLQTAAQWRSRLAQTAPGDGELQALDNAKQMAQVPQGQLTLARQQARSGNIPAALETWRSLFNGNTPPPGLAPEYYLTMASDKALYPQALAQMQHIVAQNPQDNAARVALGKMLTWREETRRDGILMLEPMASGSKDADAGLRQALLWLGPQSGDERFYDTWLQRHPQDSEVQDYYRKNIGGAAKGAGFTALNSGDSSTAKRQFEQVLQTNPQDADALAGMGYIAQRNGDYQAAAQYLNRAASLGGDASAERKTQAEDAAFYGQLAQAQQALKEGNVSQALALSAPLAQQSGERGTAAKLFRADVLRQNKDYPQAEQALRAILNDQPQNAPARENLYYVLRDQNKTAEAQSMLRTLPASLQAKLQPRVVTGAPGDPLRRQAQQLAASGNTPQAIALLRQGVERLPDDPWLRLDLARLLQQSGQQNEAASVMLPAQSSGAGASSLYAAALFASENGGWQQASSLLSRISPAGQNSQTRDLARRVNYNLQMATADRYLAQGNTVAASNTLKALASTPPESPADAGKLARMLAQTGDLTTAVSLVRANMQQGVQGNAGDYADQIAVLNQAGLNQEAQAFVSSPEMQARSTPAQLAGVRNGYVINEADRLREQGNYAAAYDKLIRALQSDPQNTDLMFAMGRLYQSGKMNKEAGVLYDYLMTRDSDDQAARVGAIDVALAENNIDKAQTLANGLRSNSSPERLLLLARLEEAKGNHQQAMTLLRSARGKLVGLESTNSAATPTIGGVLLADNPFMTTSKTTADTAAPQSLYGQTLPWQVAQVAREPGSNLPGTTRTDLPVETAQSRTLRQVDDMMQQMNEKTGMWLQGEVDIRGRDGETGTSKLTEAKAPLTWSSSPFGDARFEFTATPVSLSSGSASGDAWRRYGSNPLADAASNIATSISNANSSTATDGSDKFTDLTSYADASKLTPFTDEGYNNLTSLLGSSRLKSLSASNYKKNYNDAINASTDSQNASGVELNMALSGDSYKLDIGSTPLGQDLTSLVGGVKWSPKLTNYLTLIFTGERRAITDSLLSYVGLQDKYSGQRWGQVTKNGGSVQLSYDDGDAGFYVGGGGYSYLGTDVASNTSMNANAGVYLRPWHDDFRQLQAGLSVSWMDFSKNLSYFTYGQGGYFSPQNYVSVSLPVDLSQKIDNWKLSIGGAVGYQSYTQDKSDYFPTEPEAQKMLQQLADLGFIKEAQYQGTSQNGIGYNFHAGLDYNVNKNMTVGGKVGYDTFGNYNESTAGIWLRYMLGDK